AATTGTTTAGATAATGCAATTATTGAAAATTTCTTTGGAATACTAAAATCAGAATTATTCTATCTGAAAAAATACAAGTCAATTGAACAATTAAAAAAAGAAATTAGTGAGTATATAATCTATTATAATTACGAAAGAATAAAATCTAATTTAAACAAAATGAGTCCGATAAAATATCGAACTCATCATTATCAAAATTAATTATAAATTTGTCTAAACTTTTGGGTGCACTCTAAAGGCAGGTTTTTTTATTAGTATGCCTTTGCAAAAAGGACTCTTTTAGAAGATGGATTGCCTGTAAAGACACACTTACCAACTTCTTCTTTAGCATCATTAGGAATGCACCTAATAGTAGCCTTTGTTAATTCTTTAATCTTATCTTCGGTTTCAATGGTTCCGTCCCAATGAGCAGAAACAAACCCCCCCTTATTTTTTATAATCTCTTTAAACTCTTCAAATGTATTAACCTCTGTTGTATGGTTACTTCTATAGTCTAAAGCTTTTTTAAACAAGTTTTCTTGAATATCTTCTAATAGTTTAACAGCAACGTTTACAACTTCATCAATAGGAACTGTTTTCTTTTCAAAAGTATCACGACGAGCAACTTCAACAGTACCATTTTCTAAATCACGATTACCCATTGCTATTCTTACAGGAACTCCTTTTAACTCATACTCAGCGAACTTTGCTCCTGGCCTATATGTATCTCTATTATCAAATTTAACAGAAACACCTTTTTCACGTAGCTCCTTAACAATTACATCAACTTTTTCAGTAATTGCATTTAATTGGTCATCTCCTTTATATATAGGAACAATTACAACTTGAATAGGCGCTAGTTTTGGTGGTAATACCAAACCTGCATCATCAGAATGAGTCATAATCAACCCACCTATTAAACGTGTTGAAACACCCCAAGAAGTCGCCCAAACATGCTCTTTTTTCCCTTCTTTAGAAGTATATTTCACATCAAAAGCCTTAGCAAAATTTTGCCCTAAGAAATGAGAGGTTCCTGCTTGTAATGCTTTACCATCTTGCATTAATGCCTCAATAGTCAAAGTGTCATCAGCTCCTGCGAAACGTTCACTCTCAGACTTAGCTCCTTTTATTACAGGCATTGCCATAAAATTCTCAGCAAATATTGCATACACTTCTTGCATTTGTTTTGCTTCAGAT
This genomic stretch from Tenacibaculum sp. Bg11-29 harbors:
- the proS gene encoding proline--tRNA ligase, producing MSKHLTKRDEDYSKWYNELVVKADLAENSAVRGCMVIKPYGYAIWEKMQAELDRMFKETGHENAYFPLFVPKSLFEAEEKNAEGFAKECAVVTHYRLQSDPDNEGKLRVDPEAKLEEELVVRPTSEAIIWNTYKGWIQSYRDLPLLINQWANVVRWEMRTRLFLRTAEFLWQEGHTAHATKAEAISEAKQMQEVYAIFAENFMAMPVIKGAKSESERFAGADDTLTIEALMQDGKALQAGTSHFLGQNFAKAFDVKYTSKEGKKEHVWATSWGVSTRLIGGLIMTHSDDAGLVLPPKLAPIQVVIVPIYKGDDQLNAITEKVDVIVKELREKGVSVKFDNRDTYRPGAKFAEYELKGVPVRIAMGNRDLENGTVEVARRDTFEKKTVPIDEVVNVAVKLLEDIQENLFKKALDYRSNHTTEVNTFEEFKEIIKNKGGFVSAHWDGTIETEDKIKELTKATIRCIPNDAKEEVGKCVFTGNPSSKRVLFAKAY